One window from the genome of Streptomyces sp. WZ-12 encodes:
- a CDS encoding tyrosine-type recombinase/integrase — MPAVAYPDADKAKEDWLESLRGRTRTEYERDVRRYFEHCERRETNPLDARQIDVDSYATWLTEHGVGPAAWNRARAAVKSFYNYAARETERCQRNPAEGTQRATVSSKKSLGLTKEQAEVLLTEAYYSGPRLYALVLLLLETGLRVSEVVEADVADLGTVLNQPVLTTIVKGEDTPVDTPLNRRVYSALLRTVDGRTSGALFVTRTGKRLTRQGAYDTIVRLARRAFSRHMHPHDLRATFITLALEMGIPLDFVQEAVHHKDPRTTKDYDSRRRALSSSPTHALGAHLAHPDKDEEADHESAFDAAAASPTARTAASSVLPPELAEARDLLERIYPLLKMRFDGQVKEIVEELTT; from the coding sequence ATGCCCGCAGTCGCATACCCGGACGCGGACAAGGCCAAGGAGGACTGGCTGGAGTCACTGCGGGGACGCACCCGGACCGAGTACGAGCGGGATGTGCGGCGCTACTTCGAACACTGCGAACGGCGCGAGACCAACCCGCTCGATGCCCGGCAAATCGACGTCGACAGCTACGCGACCTGGTTGACCGAACATGGCGTCGGACCGGCCGCGTGGAACCGAGCTCGGGCCGCCGTAAAGAGCTTCTACAACTACGCAGCCCGCGAGACCGAACGCTGCCAGCGCAACCCTGCCGAAGGGACTCAGCGTGCGACGGTCTCGTCGAAGAAGTCGCTCGGCCTGACGAAGGAACAGGCGGAGGTGCTCCTGACGGAGGCGTACTACTCAGGCCCGCGTCTGTACGCCCTGGTGCTCCTTCTCCTGGAGACCGGTCTGCGCGTTAGCGAGGTGGTGGAAGCCGACGTCGCCGACCTCGGGACTGTGCTCAACCAGCCCGTGCTGACCACGATCGTCAAGGGTGAAGACACTCCCGTAGACACCCCCTTGAACCGCCGGGTGTACAGCGCGCTTCTGCGCACCGTGGACGGCCGTACGAGCGGCGCGCTGTTCGTTACGCGCACCGGGAAGAGACTCACTAGGCAGGGCGCTTACGACACCATCGTGCGCCTGGCGCGCCGCGCCTTCTCTCGCCACATGCACCCGCATGACCTGCGAGCGACGTTCATTACGCTCGCCTTGGAGATGGGCATCCCCCTCGACTTCGTCCAGGAAGCGGTGCATCACAAGGACCCCCGAACGACGAAGGACTACGACTCGCGTCGGCGCGCGCTGTCGTCCTCGCCGACGCATGCGCTGGGGGCCCACCTCGCCCACCCCGACAAGGACGAGGAAGCCGACCACGAGTCTGCGTTCGACGCAGCTGCGGCTTCACCGACTGCGAGGACTGCTGCCTCCTCGGTACTTCCGCCAGAGTTGGCCGAGGCCCGGGACCTCCTGGAGCGGATCTACCCGTTGCTCAAGATGCGCTTCGACGGTCAAGTCAAGGAAATTGTGGAGGAGTTGACTACATGA
- the istA gene encoding IS21 family transposase, whose translation MSRSREWLFEKIRQAQREQGLSGRALAVRFKVSRNTVRKALASPVPPKRKKPPPRPSVLEPVKGFIDAMLREDVNAPSKQRHTIVRIMERLAAEHDFELARHTTVWEYVKKRRPEIALEMAEGRRFLEGMVPQAKQPGEEAEVDFADVWLDLAGQRRKCVLFTLRMSYSGKAVHRVYATPSQEAFLEGHVEAFEALGGVPTVHIRYDNLKPAVKQVLFGRSRAESARWAAFKSWYSFSAFYCTPGEEGAHEKGGVEHEGGRFRRKHLVPPPEVDSLAELNERLAAIDAAEDARHVHGRPTSIGFDFEQERGLLRPVPGDGYDCGIDLTPVVARNGRITVRQCYYSVPAKFIGSKVRVKLRANELWVFDGREVVARHPRLTRRYTYHDILDHYLEILLVKPGAFAGASALAQARAEGGFTKVHEAFWAAAKKKAGDREGTRMLIEVLLLHRQLPADALVTAMETCLRVGSVSTDLVAIEARKAMEGTDAEDAEFSSAPPEGDEAGEPVADAGGARVISLHARRLPPDPRTSLPDMSKYDRLLTPVAKTRQATTRKGHGA comes from the coding sequence GTGTCCAGGTCGCGTGAGTGGCTGTTCGAGAAGATCCGCCAGGCCCAGCGGGAGCAGGGTCTGTCGGGGCGGGCGTTGGCCGTGCGGTTCAAGGTGTCGCGGAACACGGTGCGGAAGGCACTTGCGTCACCGGTGCCGCCGAAGCGGAAGAAGCCGCCGCCGCGGCCGAGCGTGCTGGAGCCGGTGAAGGGCTTCATCGACGCGATGCTGCGTGAAGACGTGAATGCTCCGTCCAAGCAGCGGCACACCATCGTGCGGATCATGGAGCGGTTGGCGGCTGAGCACGATTTCGAGCTGGCCCGGCACACCACGGTGTGGGAGTACGTGAAGAAGCGGCGGCCGGAGATCGCCCTGGAGATGGCCGAGGGGCGCCGGTTTCTGGAGGGGATGGTTCCGCAGGCCAAGCAGCCGGGCGAGGAGGCGGAGGTCGACTTCGCGGACGTGTGGCTGGACCTGGCCGGGCAGCGGCGCAAGTGCGTGCTGTTCACGCTGCGCATGTCCTACAGCGGGAAGGCGGTGCACCGGGTCTACGCGACGCCATCCCAGGAGGCGTTCTTGGAAGGCCATGTGGAGGCGTTCGAGGCCCTGGGCGGGGTGCCGACCGTCCACATCCGGTACGACAACCTCAAGCCGGCGGTTAAACAGGTGTTGTTCGGGCGGTCGCGGGCGGAGTCGGCGAGGTGGGCGGCGTTCAAGTCCTGGTACTCCTTCTCCGCGTTCTACTGCACCCCGGGCGAAGAGGGAGCCCATGAGAAGGGTGGGGTGGAGCATGAGGGCGGTAGGTTCCGCAGGAAGCACCTGGTCCCGCCGCCTGAGGTGGATTCACTGGCGGAGTTGAACGAGCGCCTGGCCGCGATCGACGCGGCGGAGGATGCCCGTCATGTCCACGGCCGTCCGACCTCGATCGGGTTCGATTTCGAGCAGGAGCGCGGGTTGCTGCGTCCGGTGCCGGGCGACGGCTACGACTGCGGGATCGACCTGACGCCGGTGGTCGCCCGCAACGGCCGGATCACGGTGCGGCAGTGCTACTACTCGGTGCCGGCGAAGTTCATCGGCTCCAAGGTGCGGGTGAAGCTGCGGGCCAACGAATTGTGGGTGTTCGATGGCCGTGAAGTCGTCGCTCGGCACCCGAGGCTGACGCGCCGTTACACCTACCACGACATCCTTGACCACTACCTGGAGATCCTGCTGGTCAAGCCCGGCGCGTTCGCTGGGGCCTCCGCTCTTGCGCAGGCACGTGCGGAGGGCGGCTTTACCAAGGTCCACGAGGCGTTCTGGGCCGCGGCGAAGAAGAAGGCCGGGGACCGCGAAGGCACCCGGATGCTGATCGAGGTCCTGCTCCTGCACCGGCAACTTCCCGCCGATGCCCTGGTCACCGCGATGGAGACCTGCTTGCGGGTCGGCTCGGTCTCCACCGACCTGGTCGCGATCGAGGCCCGCAAGGCGATGGAAGGCACCGACGCCGAGGACGCCGAGTTCTCCTCGGCCCCTCCCGAGGGCGACGAGGCTGGCGAGCCGGTCGCGGATGCCGGGGGCGCCCGGGTGATCTCGCTGCATGCCCGTCGGCTGCCGCCGGACCCACGCACGTCGCTGCCTGACATGAGCAAGTACGACCGGCTGCTGACACCGGTGGCGAAAACCCGTCAGGCCACCACGAGGAAAGGACATGGGGCATGA
- the istB gene encoding IS21-like element helper ATPase IstB, whose product MTAIAEPITDAGKVPPRRMSLPGDPEDVLIDEACRDLRLPAFRERFVELAATARREQATYKQFLLELLQVELADREVRRQQRLVRSARFPRPKRLEDFDFSKNPNVTPEVVADLKSPAWVREGRPLVLIGDSGTGKSHLLIGVGTAIAEAGLSVRYTTTSALVNELAEADAGRRLSSVIARYSKVDLLCLDEFGYLNLDRKGAKLLFQIFTEREERKATAVATNSPFAEWDKTFGDARLCAAIADRITFRCTLIQTGTESYRFQATASERANASGR is encoded by the coding sequence ATGACCGCGATTGCGGAGCCGATCACCGACGCGGGAAAGGTGCCGCCGCGGCGGATGTCGCTGCCCGGGGACCCGGAAGACGTGCTGATCGACGAGGCATGCCGGGACCTGAGACTCCCTGCGTTCCGCGAGCGGTTCGTCGAACTGGCTGCCACCGCGCGGCGTGAGCAGGCCACCTACAAGCAGTTCCTGCTGGAGTTGCTGCAGGTCGAGCTCGCTGACCGTGAGGTTCGCCGCCAGCAGCGGCTGGTCCGCTCCGCGAGGTTCCCCCGGCCCAAGCGGCTGGAAGACTTCGACTTCTCCAAGAATCCGAACGTCACCCCGGAGGTCGTGGCGGACCTGAAGTCGCCGGCCTGGGTCCGTGAGGGACGCCCTCTGGTGCTGATCGGCGACTCCGGCACCGGCAAGTCCCACTTGCTGATCGGGGTCGGCACCGCGATCGCCGAAGCCGGCCTCTCGGTCCGCTACACCACCACCTCCGCGCTGGTCAACGAGCTTGCCGAGGCCGATGCTGGCCGCCGCCTGTCCTCGGTGATCGCCCGCTACAGCAAGGTCGACCTTCTGTGCCTGGACGAGTTCGGATACCTCAACCTGGACCGGAAGGGTGCGAAGCTGCTGTTCCAGATTTTCACGGAGCGGGAGGAGCGGAAGGCCACCGCGGTTGCCACAAACTCCCCGTTCGCCGAGTGGGACAAGACCTTCGGCGACGCTCGCCTCTGCGCGGCCATCGCCGATCGGATCACCTTCCGCTGCACGCTCATCCAAACCGGCACCGAGTCCTACCGTTTCCAAGCCACCGCGTCTGAACGCGCCAACGCCTCTGGACGGTGA
- a CDS encoding M15 family metallopeptidase, giving the protein MVLLSDPRVINIPVFDCGEPLVEIATVPAVTLDPRERDEAGECGRVRAGVLDRLRSASEKLPAGIRFLVIEGHRSLAEQGRRFALYEERLRLSGITDSAERRRRASAFVSPVEVAPHCAGSAIDLTLIDADGVELDMGGPVNGHRTGDERTCPLDAPGLSQAARDNRSLLAQCLREEGFVNYPSEWWHWSYGDRYWALMTGARAAIYGPI; this is encoded by the coding sequence ATGGTCTTGCTGAGCGATCCTCGGGTGATCAACATCCCTGTGTTCGATTGTGGCGAACCCCTGGTAGAGATCGCGACCGTTCCGGCTGTGACGCTGGACCCACGGGAACGGGACGAGGCTGGGGAGTGTGGGCGGGTCAGGGCCGGGGTGCTCGACCGCTTGCGCTCAGCGTCCGAGAAGCTCCCTGCGGGCATCAGGTTCCTCGTCATCGAGGGCCATCGCAGCCTGGCTGAACAAGGACGTCGGTTCGCGCTGTATGAGGAACGTTTGCGCCTTTCGGGGATCACGGACTCGGCCGAGCGTCGGCGCCGGGCCAGCGCGTTCGTCTCTCCGGTCGAGGTGGCCCCGCACTGTGCCGGCTCCGCCATCGATCTGACGCTCATCGACGCCGATGGCGTCGAGCTGGATATGGGCGGTCCGGTGAACGGACACCGCACGGGCGATGAAAGGACATGCCCACTTGACGCTCCGGGGCTGTCGCAGGCCGCACGGGATAATCGCAGCCTCTTGGCCCAGTGCCTGCGTGAAGAGGGCTTCGTGAACTATCCCAGCGAATGGTGGCATTGGTCTTATGGAGATCGCTACTGGGCGCTCATGACTGGTGCCCGCGCCGCCATCTACGGGCCGATCTGA
- a CDS encoding KTSC domain-containing protein: MAKKYPKPRPTPQPHLKSGKYSKRQLDRLQYQARKNASPKARERLEAFDSGDLDALVTFNTYPDHTINRNRPRTVAAGYDYGTHTLRVMFRNGEDGRGTRGGAVYEYYRVPENVWRHVRKARSEGRYINSTINNYPYRRIA; the protein is encoded by the coding sequence ATGGCCAAGAAATACCCCAAGCCGCGCCCCACTCCGCAGCCACATCTCAAGTCCGGGAAATACTCGAAGCGGCAGCTCGACCGTCTCCAGTATCAAGCCCGCAAGAACGCCAGTCCTAAGGCGCGGGAGCGCCTGGAAGCCTTCGACAGTGGTGACTTGGACGCGCTTGTCACGTTTAACACCTATCCGGACCACACCATCAACCGGAACCGTCCTCGAACTGTCGCTGCTGGATACGACTACGGGACGCACACTCTTCGCGTGATGTTCCGTAACGGTGAAGACGGGCGTGGGACAAGGGGCGGCGCGGTGTATGAGTACTACCGAGTTCCCGAGAACGTATGGCGCCATGTCCGCAAGGCCCGGTCTGAGGGTCGGTACATCAATTCGACCATCAACAACTATCCGTACCGGCGAATCGCCTAA
- a CDS encoding phage terminase large subunit family protein, whose amino-acid sequence MPEVIEQQSGETADDVIAKDVQEEFSQKTVDQVLDKMLLVVDELSGHPLRPYQIPMARRILESLIIGDAKTLTACWARQSGKTEVLVNTISAAMIMFPRLAPIFPNLMGRFREGVWVGAFAPVEDMASNLFGRFASRLTSERAQELLQDPEIDDKVSARTQELKLVKCGSLVRKQTCHPRAQIEGRTYHVVLVDEAQVADERVVNKSISPMLASTRGTMILTGTPTYHKGVFYKVIQQNKRAQTKRSVRQNHFEATWRDVARAHPDYGVYVEAEKLKIGEDSDEFKLSYRLIWMLDKGMLTTSEKFERLCDNSMQTLKAYNLSPVLVGIDPARKQDSTIVTVTWVDWDHPDEYGTYEHRVLNWLDLGGLEWEEQYYRIVDFLSAYKIWAIAVDIGGVGDVVASRLKVLMPDVELVECKSDRGAQSQRWKHLMELMRQGKIGWPGHSKARRLKVWRRFQQQMEDAELRFEGPNVIVAAPDEVGAHDDYVDSLALSTWASAELSMPEVQSSSNPFYAS is encoded by the coding sequence ATGCCCGAAGTCATCGAGCAACAGTCAGGGGAGACAGCGGATGATGTCATCGCCAAGGATGTCCAAGAGGAGTTCAGTCAGAAAACTGTAGACCAGGTCCTCGACAAGATGCTTCTAGTCGTCGATGAACTGTCGGGGCACCCGCTGCGCCCTTATCAGATACCCATGGCGCGGCGCATCTTGGAATCGCTCATCATCGGCGACGCCAAAACTCTCACGGCATGCTGGGCTCGTCAGAGTGGAAAGACGGAGGTGTTGGTCAATACGATCAGTGCCGCGATGATCATGTTTCCCCGACTCGCCCCTATCTTCCCCAACCTTATGGGGAGATTTCGTGAGGGTGTGTGGGTGGGGGCGTTTGCGCCGGTTGAGGATATGGCGTCCAACCTATTCGGCCGTTTTGCGTCTCGGCTCACCTCTGAACGCGCTCAGGAGCTTCTCCAGGACCCGGAGATCGATGACAAGGTATCGGCTCGTACTCAGGAACTGAAGCTCGTTAAGTGTGGCTCGTTGGTGCGTAAACAAACGTGCCATCCGAGGGCGCAGATCGAGGGCCGGACCTACCACGTAGTCCTAGTGGATGAGGCCCAGGTCGCCGATGAGCGGGTGGTTAACAAGTCGATCAGCCCGATGCTGGCGAGCACCCGAGGAACGATGATTCTCACGGGCACGCCGACCTATCACAAGGGTGTCTTTTACAAGGTAATCCAGCAGAACAAGCGAGCCCAGACCAAGCGCAGTGTACGCCAGAATCATTTCGAAGCTACGTGGCGTGACGTCGCCCGAGCGCATCCTGACTACGGGGTCTATGTCGAAGCCGAGAAACTCAAAATTGGCGAGGATTCCGATGAGTTCAAGCTGAGTTACCGGCTCATCTGGATGCTCGACAAGGGAATGCTCACGACCTCAGAGAAATTTGAGCGACTGTGTGACAACTCGATGCAGACCTTGAAGGCGTACAACTTGTCGCCTGTCCTGGTGGGCATTGACCCGGCTCGCAAACAGGACTCGACGATCGTCACGGTTACTTGGGTGGACTGGGATCATCCTGACGAGTATGGAACCTATGAGCACCGGGTGCTGAACTGGCTCGACTTGGGTGGATTGGAATGGGAAGAGCAGTACTATCGGATCGTTGATTTCTTGTCTGCCTACAAGATATGGGCCATAGCTGTCGATATTGGTGGCGTTGGTGACGTCGTGGCAAGTCGTCTGAAGGTACTCATGCCTGACGTCGAACTCGTCGAGTGTAAGTCGGACCGGGGTGCTCAGTCTCAGCGTTGGAAGCATTTGATGGAGCTCATGCGGCAGGGAAAGATCGGCTGGCCCGGTCATTCGAAGGCTCGCAGGCTCAAGGTGTGGCGGCGCTTCCAGCAGCAGATGGAGGATGCGGAACTCCGCTTCGAGGGTCCGAACGTTATCGTGGCAGCGCCTGACGAAGTGGGCGCACATGACGACTATGTGGATTCCCTGGCTCTGTCCACCTGGGCGTCAGCAGAGCTATCTATGCCCGAGGTTCAAAGCAGCTCCAACCCCTTTTATGCGAGCTAA
- a CDS encoding GNAT family N-acetyltransferase: MSPITTSWSIRTAAAGDGASVGDLAAVALGCTDPDPGKGLPAQIDAHGGYVEVPHGTGTCRVAADDKGVVGMVYTAPPVSWIEAHPAAVQPLLARYFTKVELLAVREEQREQGVGGALISAVETAERDRGAHLLFANVDLRDRKILVWYRRRGYTIAAPSEPIILTSSRGPLSLVDTGDGYLLAAKAIQPGCRLTRAQVGQETCLFVEQKRG, translated from the coding sequence ATGAGCCCGATCACCACCTCCTGGTCCATCCGTACGGCCGCCGCCGGTGACGGCGCCAGCGTCGGCGATCTCGCCGCCGTCGCCCTGGGATGTACTGATCCCGACCCGGGGAAGGGGCTGCCGGCGCAGATCGACGCTCATGGCGGGTACGTCGAGGTGCCACACGGCACAGGCACCTGCCGCGTCGCCGCAGACGACAAGGGTGTAGTGGGGATGGTCTACACAGCCCCACCCGTTTCCTGGATCGAGGCGCATCCCGCCGCCGTCCAACCCCTACTCGCCCGCTACTTCACCAAGGTCGAGCTCCTCGCCGTCCGGGAGGAACAGCGCGAGCAAGGGGTCGGCGGTGCACTCATCTCAGCAGTGGAGACGGCCGAGAGGGACCGAGGCGCTCACCTCCTGTTTGCGAACGTCGACCTTCGGGACCGCAAGATCCTGGTCTGGTACAGGCGCCGGGGCTACACGATCGCCGCACCGAGCGAGCCGATCATCCTCACCAGCAGCCGAGGCCCTCTCAGTCTCGTCGACACGGGCGACGGATACCTCCTGGCCGCCAAGGCCATCCAGCCTGGCTGCCGACTGACCCGCGCTCAGGTTGGCCAGGAGACCTGCCTCTTCGTCGAGCAGAAGCGCGGATAA
- a CDS encoding phage portal protein, with the protein MPGCPSRSTRRVCALPRQTLPYPSPLWGWLSCLTRRDPSVEFEIHGQRLSRYSTNWAFYLGFHHSYRREAGETQNTINYVGALARYVNHFTFGRGIHFEVKKRYEHIVPALLRRAWEEDNDKRSLLYEIGENGGVTGDSFVKVAYEEARTDAAGREHPGRVRILPLSSAHVFPEWHPHDRERMIRCKIKYKFFGTTTEGTRTTYTYVEELTDDRIREFINDDLVDERPNPLGIIPIAHIKNIAISGSPWGKSDIDDIIPLNREYNNVTNDIADIVNYHAAPTTVITGAKATNLEKGARKLWGGLPKDASVFNLESGVDLKGPLEYLDVLKQSMHELVGVPATALGAMQPVSNTSGVALAIQFQPLVQRASLKQMQYTLGFKRLNELILLTLFTHEPETLNYNPETGGIKKDGQPLELDPKDPEVYKVDIVWPTPLPVDNLVKLNEIQLKMALGLESKRSALYELGEEFPDEKLAEITEEQKGDVLEQGALEFIKAAIATGIYGSPDGTTPNNTQSNTDSKVSGQSAKPAESGISLNFGMDSKKIMDTVVTMAHGTKLPQRQQTYNETDTAA; encoded by the coding sequence ATGCCCGGATGTCCTTCGCGTTCTACCCGCCGAGTATGCGCGCTGCCTCGTCAGACCTTGCCATATCCATCTCCCCTTTGGGGTTGGTTGAGTTGTCTGACGAGGAGAGACCCTTCGGTTGAGTTTGAAATACATGGTCAACGACTGTCACGCTACTCCACTAACTGGGCCTTCTACTTGGGCTTTCACCACTCCTACCGACGGGAGGCGGGGGAGACCCAGAACACCATCAACTACGTCGGGGCCCTGGCCCGTTACGTCAACCACTTCACCTTCGGACGGGGCATTCACTTCGAGGTGAAGAAGCGGTACGAGCACATCGTGCCCGCCCTCCTCCGACGTGCTTGGGAAGAGGACAACGACAAGCGGTCCCTTCTCTACGAGATCGGTGAGAACGGTGGAGTCACAGGGGACAGCTTCGTGAAAGTCGCCTACGAGGAGGCACGAACCGACGCCGCCGGTCGCGAGCATCCCGGCCGCGTCCGCATCCTGCCGCTTTCGAGCGCCCACGTGTTCCCCGAATGGCATCCCCACGACCGGGAGCGGATGATCCGCTGCAAGATCAAGTACAAGTTCTTCGGAACCACCACCGAGGGAACACGCACCACTTACACCTACGTCGAGGAGCTAACCGACGACCGCATCCGGGAGTTCATCAACGACGACCTGGTGGACGAACGACCGAACCCGCTGGGCATCATCCCCATCGCCCACATCAAGAACATCGCGATCAGCGGCAGCCCCTGGGGCAAGAGCGACATCGATGACATCATCCCGCTCAACCGGGAGTACAACAACGTCACCAACGACATCGCCGACATCGTCAATTACCATGCCGCTCCCACCACCGTTATCACCGGCGCCAAGGCCACCAACTTGGAGAAGGGCGCGCGGAAACTGTGGGGTGGCCTTCCGAAAGACGCCTCGGTTTTCAACCTCGAATCGGGCGTTGACCTCAAGGGGCCACTGGAGTACCTGGACGTTCTCAAGCAATCCATGCACGAGCTGGTTGGTGTCCCGGCAACAGCACTTGGCGCCATGCAGCCCGTGAGCAACACATCCGGAGTGGCCCTGGCCATCCAGTTCCAGCCGCTGGTGCAGCGCGCTTCCCTCAAGCAGATGCAGTACACGCTGGGCTTCAAGAGGCTCAACGAGCTGATCCTGCTGACCCTCTTCACTCACGAGCCCGAGACGCTCAACTACAACCCCGAGACCGGCGGAATCAAGAAGGACGGACAGCCCCTCGAACTCGATCCGAAGGACCCCGAGGTCTACAAGGTCGACATCGTCTGGCCGACACCACTGCCTGTCGACAACCTGGTGAAGCTCAACGAGATCCAGTTGAAGATGGCGCTCGGGTTGGAAAGCAAGCGCAGTGCTCTGTACGAGCTGGGGGAGGAGTTCCCGGACGAGAAGCTCGCCGAGATCACCGAGGAGCAGAAGGGCGACGTCCTGGAGCAGGGGGCATTGGAATTCATCAAGGCCGCCATCGCTACTGGCATCTACGGCTCACCAGACGGAACCACACCCAATAACACACAGAGCAACACGGACTCTAAGGTTTCGGGGCAGAGCGCCAAACCTGCCGAGTCCGGCATCAGCCTGAACTTCGGCATGGACTCCAAGAAGATCATGGACACAGTCGTGACCATGGCGCACGGAACCAAACTCCCGCAGCGCCAGCAGACGTACAACGAGACCGATACTGCCGCCTAA
- a CDS encoding N4-gp56 family major capsid protein — MASAITGTGFLAPNPTSYTGSNSQLTPAIQQIWSKEILFQSMPILRYEQFAVKKTELGVSPGLTIQFMRYDNLKEAKQLTEGIHMETQTLTASQFSVTVHEHGAAVAVSELLLNASFDDVMASASRLLGRNMAMYLDGMARDVLLGATSVLYGRDKFDLSGSKGTRTRLSPFDKGDAAAGRDGLTSHYLTASTVKDGVETLASKNIPRLGDTYVMFVHPHQSRWLREDPAWINATSYAQPGNFSIGEIGRIDDVIFVETTQVKQVQNSEGKTVYQSSMIGDNAFAHAISLPVELRDGGVIDMGREHRLGWYSILGMGVITDQSIVTVETN; from the coding sequence ATGGCATCTGCGATTACTGGTACGGGCTTCCTTGCGCCCAATCCTACGAGCTACACCGGCTCCAACTCTCAGCTCACTCCGGCGATCCAGCAAATCTGGTCGAAGGAGATCCTTTTCCAGTCGATGCCGATCCTTAGGTACGAACAATTCGCAGTAAAGAAGACCGAGTTGGGCGTCTCTCCGGGACTCACCATCCAGTTCATGAGGTACGACAACTTGAAGGAGGCCAAGCAGCTCACCGAGGGTATCCACATGGAGACGCAGACGCTGACTGCCAGTCAGTTCTCTGTGACCGTCCATGAGCACGGCGCCGCAGTGGCAGTCTCCGAGCTGCTCCTCAACGCGAGCTTTGATGACGTCATGGCGTCTGCCAGCCGGCTGCTCGGCCGGAACATGGCGATGTACCTCGATGGCATGGCACGCGACGTGCTTTTGGGCGCTACGTCGGTGCTTTATGGCCGGGACAAGTTCGACCTCAGTGGATCGAAGGGGACGCGTACCCGCCTTTCGCCGTTCGACAAGGGAGACGCTGCTGCGGGGCGTGACGGGCTGACCAGCCACTACCTGACCGCCAGCACGGTCAAGGACGGGGTCGAGACTCTCGCCAGCAAGAACATCCCACGCCTGGGCGACACATACGTAATGTTCGTCCACCCACACCAGTCCCGCTGGCTGCGAGAAGACCCGGCCTGGATCAACGCGACCTCTTATGCGCAGCCGGGAAATTTCTCAATCGGTGAGATTGGGCGGATCGATGACGTCATTTTCGTCGAGACCACCCAGGTAAAGCAGGTTCAGAACTCTGAGGGCAAGACGGTCTACCAGAGCAGCATGATCGGCGACAATGCCTTCGCTCACGCCATCAGCCTTCCGGTGGAACTGCGGGACGGTGGCGTGATCGACATGGGCCGCGAGCACCGTCTCGGCTGGTACAGCATCCTTGGCATGGGAGTCATCACCGACCAGAGCATCGTGACTGTCGAGACCAACTGA
- a CDS encoding IS30 family transposase — protein sequence MDFEIRKVRKAQGPKKLRREREEYFRLMQLGYSNKEACQVVGINLRTGREWRNGRMSPNRTVAPALAPRTPRSAASRYLREDERIHIADRLREKATIRAIAAELGRSPSTVSREIRRNRTIGTRSQWHYRPHAAQARADARRPRPKPAKIGQNPELRDFIQEHLTRRWSPEQICQALRRQFPNRPEMHVTHETVYQALYVQGRGELRRELTKALRTGRARRRPHRQSSKRQPRAVRDMVMISERPAEAADRAVPGHWEGDLIVGTENKSAIGTLVERTTRYVMLVHLPIDHTAPKTRDALVETVRTLPAYLRRSLTWDQGSEMAAHRAFTIATDVPVYFCDPASPWQRGSNENTNGLLRQYFPKGTDLSVHSREDLDAVAAELNSRPRKTLGWETPAEHLSKLLAA from the coding sequence ATGGACTTCGAAATCCGCAAGGTGCGGAAGGCTCAGGGGCCCAAGAAGCTGCGTCGGGAGCGGGAGGAATACTTCCGCCTCATGCAGCTGGGGTACTCGAACAAGGAAGCCTGCCAGGTCGTCGGGATCAACCTGAGAACCGGCCGTGAATGGCGGAACGGCAGGATGAGTCCCAACCGGACCGTGGCGCCCGCGCTTGCTCCGCGGACGCCGCGGTCCGCTGCGTCGCGGTACCTGCGCGAGGACGAGCGCATCCACATCGCCGACCGGCTGCGGGAGAAGGCCACCATCCGGGCCATCGCGGCCGAACTGGGCCGCAGCCCCTCCACCGTCAGCCGGGAGATCCGCCGCAACCGCACCATCGGGACGCGCAGCCAGTGGCACTACCGGCCGCATGCGGCCCAGGCCCGCGCCGATGCCCGCCGGCCCCGGCCCAAGCCCGCAAAGATCGGCCAGAACCCCGAACTGCGGGACTTCATCCAGGAGCATCTGACCCGGCGGTGGAGCCCCGAGCAGATCTGTCAGGCTCTGCGCAGACAGTTCCCCAACCGGCCGGAGATGCACGTGACGCACGAGACGGTCTACCAGGCCCTCTACGTCCAGGGCCGGGGCGAACTCCGCCGCGAACTCACCAAGGCTCTGCGGACCGGACGCGCCCGACGCCGACCGCACCGCCAGTCCAGCAAGCGCCAGCCCCGCGCGGTCAGGGACATGGTGATGATCAGCGAGCGCCCGGCCGAGGCCGCAGACCGGGCCGTCCCCGGCCACTGGGAGGGCGACCTCATCGTCGGCACGGAAAACAAATCCGCGATCGGCACGCTCGTCGAACGCACCACGCGCTACGTGATGCTGGTCCACCTCCCCATCGACCACACCGCGCCGAAAACCAGGGACGCCCTGGTCGAGACAGTCAGGACACTTCCGGCGTATCTGCGACGCTCGCTGACCTGGGACCAGGGATCGGAGATGGCCGCCCACCGGGCGTTCACCATCGCCACGGACGTCCCGGTCTACTTCTGCGACCCCGCCAGCCCCTGGCAGCGCGGCTCCAACGAGAACACGAACGGCCTGCTCCGGCAGTACTTCCCCAAAGGCACCGACCTGTCCGTCCACAGCCGCGAGGACCTCGACGCCGTCGCCGCCGAACTCAACAGCCGCCCACGCAAGACGCTCGGCTGGGAAACCCCAGCCGAGCACCTGTCTAAACTGCTCGCGGCCTGA